One genomic segment of Streptomyces liangshanensis includes these proteins:
- a CDS encoding lysophospholipid acyltransferase family protein codes for MAELVYRPVIGAARTMFKALDLKIDTQGSENIPRTGGAVLVSNHISYLDFIFAGLTVLPQKRLVRFMAKDSVFKHRISGPLMRGMKHIPVDRKQGETAYAHALDSLRSGEIIGVFPEATISPSFTLKSFKSGAARMAQEAGVPLIPMALWGTQRLWTKGRPRNFRRQHIPVTMRVGEPMEAPADQYAGAITRRLRDRVQELLEAAQRAYPVRPKDANDTWWVPAHLGGTAPTAAQVREAETGRPAAAG; via the coding sequence ATGGCAGAGCTCGTCTATCGGCCGGTCATCGGCGCCGCCCGCACCATGTTCAAGGCGCTGGACCTGAAGATCGACACGCAGGGGTCGGAGAACATCCCGCGGACCGGCGGAGCGGTGCTCGTCAGCAACCACATCAGCTATCTGGACTTCATCTTCGCGGGCCTCACCGTGCTCCCCCAGAAGCGCCTGGTGCGCTTCATGGCGAAGGACTCGGTCTTCAAGCACCGGATCTCCGGTCCGCTGATGCGCGGCATGAAGCACATCCCGGTGGACCGCAAGCAGGGTGAGACGGCGTACGCGCACGCCCTGGACTCGCTGCGCTCGGGCGAGATCATCGGGGTCTTCCCCGAGGCGACGATCTCCCCGTCCTTCACGCTCAAGAGCTTCAAGTCGGGCGCGGCCCGGATGGCGCAGGAGGCCGGCGTCCCGCTGATCCCGATGGCGCTGTGGGGCACCCAGCGGCTGTGGACCAAGGGGCGGCCGCGCAACTTCCGGCGCCAGCACATCCCGGTGACGATGCGGGTGGGCGAACCCATGGAGGCCCCGGCCGACCAGTACGCGGGCGCCATCACGCGGCGGCTGCGCGACCGGGTGCAGGAGCTGCTGGAGGCGGCGCAGCGCGCCTATCCGGTACGTCCCAAGGACGCGAACGACACCTGGTGGGTGCCCGCGCACCTCGGGGGTACGGCTCCGACGGCGGCCCAGGTGCGCGAGGCCGAGACCGGCCGTCCCGCCGCCGCCGGCTGA
- a CDS encoding DUF4395 domain-containing protein produces the protein MDLDIRGPRFGAAVTTVVLAVVLLTGSGALLAWQTLAFAAGALGGVQRSPYGWLFRTVVRPRLGPAVEFESPAPPRFAQAVGLAFAVIGLVGYFAGPEWLGLAATACALAAAFLNAAFGYCLGCEMYLVLRRTTAAVR, from the coding sequence ATGGACCTTGACATCAGGGGGCCGCGCTTCGGGGCGGCCGTCACCACCGTCGTACTCGCCGTGGTCCTCCTCACGGGCAGCGGCGCGCTTCTCGCCTGGCAGACCCTCGCCTTCGCGGCGGGCGCTCTCGGGGGCGTCCAGCGCTCCCCGTACGGCTGGCTGTTCCGTACCGTCGTCCGGCCGCGCCTCGGCCCCGCCGTGGAGTTCGAGTCCCCGGCGCCGCCGCGCTTCGCCCAGGCCGTCGGACTGGCGTTCGCCGTGATCGGCCTCGTCGGCTACTTCGCGGGCCCGGAATGGCTCGGGCTCGCGGCCACGGCGTGCGCGCTGGCGGCGGCCTTCCTCAACGCGGCGTTCGGGTACTGCCTGGGCTGCGAGATGTACCTGGTCCTGCGCAGGACCACGGCCGCGGTGCGCTGA
- a CDS encoding TlpA family protein disulfide reductase yields the protein MTTTGLIVCAAVLAVASAFGVWHRRGDGRLTMRGRDGEKRLGEAELGEGLGERATLVQFSSAFCAPCRATRRTLAEIAGMVDGVTHVEIDAEERLELVRELGILKTPTVLVLDARGRIVRRAAGQPRKADVIAALGEAV from the coding sequence ATGACGACTACAGGACTGATCGTGTGCGCGGCGGTACTCGCGGTGGCATCCGCGTTCGGGGTGTGGCACCGGCGCGGCGACGGAAGGCTGACCATGCGTGGGCGGGACGGCGAGAAGCGGCTCGGCGAGGCCGAGCTGGGCGAGGGGCTGGGGGAGCGGGCGACGCTCGTCCAGTTCTCCAGCGCGTTCTGCGCGCCCTGCCGGGCGACGCGGCGCACGCTCGCCGAGATCGCCGGGATGGTCGACGGGGTCACGCACGTGGAGATCGACGCCGAGGAGCGGCTGGAGCTGGTACGGGAGCTGGGCATCCTCAAGACGCCCACCGTCCTCGTGCTGGACGCCCGGGGCCGTATCGTCCGCCGGGCCGCCGGCCAGCCGCGCAAGGCGGACGTGATCGCCGCGCTCGGCGAGGCGGTGTGA
- a CDS encoding flavin reductase family protein translates to MTATPELSTPRTATPELLRSVFRQHAAGVAVITARGGESGARPVGFTATSLNSVAAEPPLVSFGVGVSSSSWPVIAEAEYVGVHILGDHQEELAATFARSGADRFAPPTGWRTGPEDVPVLDGVLAWLVCRVVARVPAGDHRIVVAQAVVGDPAGAGRPLLYHQGRFNGLRD, encoded by the coding sequence ATGACGGCGACGCCCGAGCTCAGCACTCCCCGGACGGCCACCCCCGAACTCCTCCGCTCCGTCTTCCGCCAACACGCGGCGGGGGTCGCCGTGATCACCGCGCGCGGCGGCGAATCCGGCGCCCGGCCGGTCGGCTTCACCGCCACCTCGCTCAACTCCGTCGCCGCCGAACCCCCGTTGGTCTCCTTCGGCGTGGGCGTCTCGTCGTCCAGCTGGCCGGTCATCGCCGAGGCCGAGTACGTCGGCGTCCACATACTCGGCGACCACCAGGAGGAGTTGGCGGCCACGTTCGCCCGCAGCGGCGCCGACCGGTTCGCGCCGCCCACGGGCTGGCGTACCGGACCGGAGGACGTGCCCGTGCTGGACGGGGTGCTCGCCTGGCTGGTCTGCCGTGTCGTGGCCCGGGTCCCGGCCGGCGACCACCGCATCGTGGTGGCCCAGGCCGTCGTCGGCGACCCGGCCGGCGCCGGCCGGCCGCTCCTCTACCACCAGGGACGCTTCAACGGACTGCGCGACTGA
- a CDS encoding electron transfer flavoprotein subunit beta/FixA family protein, with translation MSLRIVVCVKYVPDATGDRHFADDLTVDRDDVDGLLSELDEYAVEQALQIAGEADDAEVTVLTVGPEDAKDALRKALSMGADKAVHVEDDALHGTDVLGTSLVLAKAIEKTGYDLVICGMASTDGTMGVLPAILAERLGVPQVTLLSEVSVAGGVVSGRRDGDTASEQLEASLPAVVSVTDQSGEARYPSFKGIMAAKKKPVQAFDLEDLDIEPGDVGLAGAWTAVDGATQRPARTAGTVVKDEGEGGKQLAAFLAERKFI, from the coding sequence GTGAGCCTGAGGATCGTTGTCTGTGTGAAGTACGTGCCCGACGCCACCGGCGACCGGCATTTCGCCGATGACCTGACCGTGGACCGGGACGACGTGGACGGCCTGCTGTCGGAGCTGGACGAGTACGCGGTGGAGCAGGCGCTCCAGATCGCCGGCGAGGCGGACGACGCCGAGGTCACGGTCCTGACCGTCGGCCCCGAGGACGCCAAGGACGCGCTGCGCAAGGCGCTGTCCATGGGCGCCGACAAGGCCGTCCACGTCGAGGACGACGCGCTGCACGGCACGGACGTCCTCGGTACGTCGCTGGTCCTCGCCAAGGCCATCGAGAAGACCGGCTACGACCTGGTCATCTGCGGCATGGCGTCGACGGACGGCACGATGGGCGTCCTGCCCGCGATCCTCGCCGAGCGGCTCGGCGTCCCGCAGGTCACGCTGCTCTCCGAGGTGTCCGTGGCCGGCGGCGTCGTCAGCGGCCGGCGTGACGGCGACACCGCGAGCGAGCAGCTGGAGGCGTCCCTCCCGGCCGTCGTGTCGGTGACGGACCAGTCGGGCGAGGCCCGCTACCCGTCCTTCAAGGGGATCATGGCGGCGAAGAAGAAGCCGGTGCAGGCCTTCGACCTGGAGGACCTGGACATCGAGCCCGGCGACGTCGGCCTGGCCGGTGCCTGGACCGCGGTCGACGGGGCCACCCAGCGCCCGGCCCGTACGGCGGGCACGGTCGTCAAGGACGAGGGCGAGGGCGGCAAGCAGCTGGCCGCGTTCCTCGCGGAGCGCAAGTTCATCTGA
- a CDS encoding electron transfer flavoprotein subunit alpha/FixB family protein, giving the protein MAEVLVYVDHVDGAVRKPTLELLTLARRLGEPVALALGAGAEATAAVLAEHGAVKVLTADAPEFADYLVVPKVDALQAAYDAVSPAAVLLPSSAEAKEIAARLAVRIGSGLLTDAVDLEAGADGPVATQSVFAAAFTTKSRVSRGTPVITVKPNSAPVEAAPAAGTVETLAVTFGEKSTGTKIVSRSPRESTGRPELTEAAIVVSGGRGVNGAENFGLIEALADSLGAAVGASRAAVDAGWYPHANQVGQTGKSVSPQLYIASGISGAIQHRAGMQTSKTIVAINKDAEAPIFDLVDYGIVGDLFEVVPKLTDEVKARKG; this is encoded by the coding sequence ATGGCTGAAGTTCTCGTCTACGTCGACCACGTCGACGGCGCCGTCCGCAAGCCCACCCTGGAACTGCTGACCCTGGCCCGCCGCCTGGGCGAGCCCGTGGCCCTCGCCCTCGGCGCGGGCGCCGAGGCCACCGCGGCCGTCCTGGCCGAGCACGGCGCCGTGAAGGTGCTGACGGCCGACGCGCCCGAGTTCGCCGACTACCTCGTCGTCCCCAAGGTCGACGCCCTCCAGGCCGCGTACGACGCCGTCTCGCCCGCCGCAGTGCTCCTGCCGTCGTCCGCGGAGGCCAAGGAGATCGCCGCGCGCCTCGCCGTCCGCATCGGCTCCGGTCTGCTCACCGACGCCGTCGACCTGGAGGCCGGCGCGGACGGTCCCGTCGCCACCCAGTCGGTCTTCGCGGCCGCGTTCACCACCAAGTCGCGCGTCTCGCGGGGCACCCCGGTCATCACCGTCAAGCCGAACTCGGCCCCGGTCGAGGCCGCCCCGGCCGCGGGCACCGTCGAGACGCTGGCCGTCACCTTCGGGGAGAAGTCGACCGGTACGAAGATCGTCTCCCGCTCGCCCCGCGAGTCGACGGGCCGCCCGGAGCTGACCGAGGCCGCGATCGTGGTCTCCGGCGGCCGCGGCGTCAACGGCGCCGAGAACTTCGGCCTCATCGAGGCCCTGGCCGACTCCCTGGGTGCCGCGGTCGGCGCCTCCCGCGCCGCCGTGGACGCCGGCTGGTACCCGCACGCCAACCAGGTGGGCCAGACCGGCAAGTCGGTCTCCCCGCAGCTCTACATCGCCTCGGGCATCTCCGGTGCCATCCAGCACCGCGCGGGCATGCAGACCTCCAAGACCATCGTCGCCATCAACAAGGACGCCGAGGCGCCCATCTTCGACCTGGTCGACTACGGCATCGTCGGCGACCTGTTCGAGGTCGTGCCGAAGCTGACCGACGAGGTCAAGGCCCGCAAGGGCTGA
- a CDS encoding DUF6986 family protein, with product MAQQETVTTSLASAVAEDIAARLAPVDADLARRYPGDPGTRQPVHTVYVPADAFAADTVRSWGDQALAALDEHAPDAATLAAVLGLPGELAGPVHERVRAKLEREPVEDLRIDFEDGYGPRPDAEEDAHAARAARLVHAAYADGTAAPYMGIRMKCLEEAVRDRGIRTLDVFLSGLMEAGGLPDGLVLTLPKVTYPEQIEAMVRLAEAFETARGLTPGRLGFEIQIETSQSILAADGTATVARMIHAAGGRATGLHYGTFDYSACVGVSAAYQSSDHPAADHAKAVMQVAAAGTGVRVCDGSTNVLPVGPTPQVHDAWRLHYGLTRRALARAYHQGWDMHPAQLPTRYAAVYAFYREGLEAAAARLVAYVARAGGDVLDEPATARALSGYLLRGLDCGAVDDDEVTRLTGLGRADLEALGGVPPRADRPANTP from the coding sequence ATGGCGCAGCAGGAGACGGTGACCACCAGCCTCGCGAGCGCGGTCGCCGAGGACATCGCCGCGCGGCTCGCGCCGGTCGACGCGGACCTCGCCCGCCGCTACCCGGGCGACCCCGGCACCCGGCAGCCCGTCCACACCGTCTACGTCCCCGCCGACGCCTTCGCCGCCGACACCGTCCGCTCCTGGGGCGACCAGGCCCTCGCCGCCCTCGACGAACACGCCCCCGACGCGGCCACGCTGGCCGCCGTCCTCGGCCTCCCCGGCGAACTGGCGGGACCGGTGCACGAGCGCGTACGGGCCAAGCTGGAGCGCGAACCGGTGGAAGACCTCCGGATCGACTTCGAGGACGGCTACGGCCCGCGCCCGGACGCCGAGGAGGACGCGCACGCCGCCCGCGCCGCCCGCCTGGTCCACGCCGCGTACGCGGACGGCACCGCCGCCCCGTACATGGGCATCCGCATGAAGTGCCTGGAGGAGGCCGTCCGCGACCGGGGGATCCGTACCCTCGACGTCTTCCTCAGCGGACTCATGGAGGCGGGCGGCCTGCCCGACGGCCTGGTGCTGACACTCCCCAAGGTCACCTATCCGGAGCAGATCGAGGCGATGGTACGGCTCGCCGAGGCGTTCGAGACGGCCCGCGGCCTCACTCCCGGGCGACTCGGCTTCGAGATCCAGATCGAGACCAGCCAGTCCATCCTCGCCGCCGACGGCACCGCGACCGTGGCCCGGATGATCCACGCCGCAGGCGGCCGCGCCACCGGACTGCACTACGGCACCTTCGACTACAGCGCCTGCGTCGGCGTCAGCGCCGCCTACCAGTCGAGCGACCACCCGGCCGCCGACCACGCCAAGGCCGTGATGCAGGTCGCCGCCGCCGGCACCGGCGTCCGCGTCTGCGACGGCTCCACCAACGTCCTCCCCGTCGGCCCCACCCCCCAGGTCCACGACGCCTGGCGGCTCCACTACGGACTGACCCGGCGGGCCCTCGCCCGCGCCTACCACCAGGGCTGGGACATGCACCCCGCCCAGCTCCCGACCCGCTACGCCGCCGTCTACGCCTTCTACCGCGAGGGCCTGGAGGCGGCCGCCGCCCGGCTGGTCGCGTACGTCGCCAGGGCGGGCGGCGACGTCCTCGACGAACCGGCCACGGCCAGGGCGCTCAGCGGCTATCTCCTGCGCGGCCTGGACTGCGGCGCCGTCGACGACGACGAGGTCACCCGCCTCACCGGCCTGGGCCGCGCGGACCTGGAGGCCCTCGGCGGTGTCCCGCCTCGCGCGGACCGCCCCGCCAACACCCCCTGA
- a CDS encoding serine/threonine-protein kinase, with amino-acid sequence MSTGEHGRNQGPGRVLAGRYRVVAQLGRGGMGVVWRAVDEVLGREVAVKELRTFTDTDGPQLADLRVRMQREARAAARIRHPGVVAVHDVAEEDGRPVIVMELIDGPSLDDVLNANGPMDPREAAGIGARVMEALEAAHQVGVLHRDVKPGNVLLDRGGRVVLTDFGIAAMDDPGDGSTTHLTRSGELVGSLDYLPPERAQGAAPGPPADIWALGATLYAAVEGASPFRRTSTWSTLTAIVADPLPEPRLAGPLFPVLEQLMAKDPELRPDARTAARLLAEVAAGGGTSRPPGAVPAAPQASPPRVPTEVNPLPHRPEGFGPPVADTPTPVVAPGAALTARTTARPDAGRRGAGRSKALLAAGVVAVVLAGGGVTYALTGGGATTPGSELTADGSGGGGAAGEGRMLDPGSAASRSPAEKPGAGKRTGDAEDAGDKGADDKGAGDRKTDPPAGKPTAPGKGGDGSGDAAGGTTGGGSGGSGADGGTATGGSSTPSGTGGASGTTPACHSIGAGKYNCYVYRTATSYTAAGEQAGVLNQGTNYFFCQQDLGRRETHGAWTNTWWAKTDDDSGNTGVFVSDVYIRGGDNDQPVPGLPLC; translated from the coding sequence GTGTCGACGGGGGAGCACGGGCGGAATCAGGGACCGGGCAGGGTGCTGGCGGGGCGTTACCGCGTGGTGGCACAGCTCGGCCGGGGCGGTATGGGGGTGGTCTGGCGGGCCGTGGACGAGGTCCTCGGCCGGGAGGTCGCGGTGAAGGAGCTGCGTACCTTCACCGACACCGACGGACCCCAACTGGCCGACCTGCGGGTGCGGATGCAGCGCGAGGCGCGGGCCGCCGCGCGCATCCGGCACCCCGGAGTGGTGGCGGTGCACGACGTGGCCGAGGAGGACGGCCGGCCCGTCATCGTCATGGAACTGATCGACGGCCCGTCGCTGGACGACGTGCTGAACGCGAACGGCCCCATGGACCCGCGCGAGGCCGCCGGGATCGGCGCCCGGGTGATGGAGGCACTGGAGGCCGCCCACCAGGTGGGGGTGCTGCACCGCGACGTCAAACCGGGCAACGTCCTGCTCGACCGGGGCGGCCGCGTGGTCCTCACCGACTTCGGGATCGCCGCGATGGACGACCCCGGCGACGGCTCCACCACCCACCTCACCCGCAGCGGCGAACTGGTCGGCTCCCTCGACTACTTGCCGCCCGAGCGGGCCCAGGGCGCGGCGCCGGGACCGCCCGCCGACATCTGGGCCCTCGGCGCGACGCTCTACGCCGCGGTCGAGGGCGCGTCACCCTTCCGCCGTACGTCGACGTGGTCGACGCTCACCGCGATCGTCGCCGACCCGCTGCCCGAACCGCGCCTGGCGGGACCGCTGTTCCCGGTCCTGGAACAGCTGATGGCCAAGGACCCGGAGCTGCGGCCCGACGCGCGGACGGCGGCCCGGCTCCTGGCGGAGGTGGCGGCGGGCGGCGGAACGAGCCGGCCGCCGGGCGCCGTCCCCGCCGCTCCCCAGGCCTCGCCGCCGCGGGTGCCGACGGAGGTCAACCCACTGCCCCACCGGCCCGAGGGTTTCGGCCCGCCCGTGGCGGACACGCCGACGCCCGTGGTGGCGCCCGGGGCCGCCCTGACCGCCCGGACCACGGCCCGCCCCGACGCCGGGCGCCGGGGCGCGGGCCGCTCGAAGGCGCTGCTCGCCGCCGGGGTCGTCGCCGTCGTCCTCGCGGGCGGCGGGGTGACGTACGCCCTGACCGGCGGCGGCGCCACCACGCCGGGATCGGAACTGACGGCGGACGGTTCGGGCGGGGGCGGCGCCGCGGGAGAGGGTCGCATGTTGGACCCCGGCAGCGCGGCCTCGCGGAGCCCGGCCGAGAAGCCCGGGGCCGGGAAGAGGACGGGCGACGCCGAGGACGCGGGCGACAAGGGCGCCGACGACAAGGGCGCCGGCGACCGGAAGACGGATCCCCCGGCCGGGAAGCCGACCGCGCCCGGGAAGGGCGGGGACGGGTCCGGGGACGCGGCCGGCGGAACCACGGGCGGCGGATCCGGCGGTTCCGGCGCCGACGGGGGTACGGCGACGGGCGGTTCGAGCACCCCGAGCGGCACCGGCGGCGCGTCCGGGACCACACCCGCCTGCCACTCCATCGGCGCCGGCAAGTACAACTGCTACGTCTACCGCACCGCCACCTCCTACACCGCCGCCGGGGAGCAGGCCGGTGTCCTCAACCAGGGCACCAACTATTTCTTCTGCCAGCAGGACCTGGGCCGCCGCGAGACGCACGGCGCGTGGACGAACACCTGGTGGGCGAAGACCGACGACGACAGCGGCAACACCGGGGTGTTCGTCAGCGACGTGTACATCCGGGGCGGCGACAACGACCAGCCCGTCCCCGGCCTACCGCTCTGCTGA
- a CDS encoding LacI family DNA-binding transcriptional regulator, whose translation MKDVAARAGVGLKTVSRVVNGEPGVTPDTERRVQESIDALGFRRNDSARVLRKGRTASIGLVLEDLADPFYGPLNRAVEEVARAHGALLINGSSAEDPEREQELVLALCARRVDGLIVIPAGDDHRYLEPEIKAGVATVFVDRPAGRIDADVILSDSFGGARSGAAHLIAHGHRRIGFVGDQPRIHTAIERLRGYRTAMADAGLAIHDDWVALGTTAPDRVRDAVAGMLAGPEPVTAILTGNNRVTVTAVRVLAAYHHPVALVGFDDIELADLLEPGVTVIAQDAATLGRTAAERLFQRLDGAADAPSRVVLPTRLIARGSGEIPPSAER comes from the coding sequence ATGAAAGACGTCGCCGCGCGCGCCGGGGTGGGACTCAAGACGGTGTCCCGGGTGGTGAACGGCGAGCCGGGGGTGACCCCGGACACCGAAAGGCGGGTGCAGGAATCCATCGACGCGCTGGGATTCCGGCGCAACGATTCCGCCCGTGTCCTGCGTAAAGGCCGTACGGCCAGTATCGGTCTGGTCCTGGAGGATTTGGCCGACCCGTTCTACGGTCCGCTCAACCGCGCCGTGGAAGAAGTGGCCCGCGCCCATGGCGCGCTGCTCATCAACGGGTCCAGCGCCGAGGATCCCGAGCGTGAGCAGGAGTTGGTGCTCGCGCTGTGCGCCCGCCGGGTGGACGGGCTGATCGTGATCCCCGCCGGGGACGACCACCGCTACCTGGAGCCGGAGATCAAGGCCGGGGTGGCGACGGTCTTCGTGGACCGCCCGGCCGGCCGCATCGACGCGGACGTGATCCTCTCCGACAGCTTCGGCGGCGCGCGCTCGGGCGCCGCGCACCTGATCGCGCACGGCCACCGCCGTATCGGCTTCGTCGGCGACCAGCCGCGGATCCACACGGCGATCGAGCGCCTGCGCGGCTACCGGACCGCCATGGCGGACGCCGGTCTCGCGATCCACGACGACTGGGTGGCGCTCGGGACCACCGCGCCCGACCGGGTACGGGACGCCGTGGCCGGGATGCTCGCCGGCCCGGAGCCGGTGACGGCGATCCTCACGGGCAACAACCGGGTGACGGTGACGGCGGTACGGGTCCTGGCCGCGTACCACCACCCGGTCGCCCTCGTCGGCTTCGACGACATCGAGCTGGCCGATCTGCTGGAGCCGGGGGTCACGGTCATCGCGCAGGACGCGGCGACCCTGGGCCGTACCGCCGCCGAGCGGCTCTTCCAGCGCCTCGACGGGGCGGCGGACGCCCCGTCGAGGGTGGTGCTTCCGACCCGGCTGATCGCCCGGGGGTCGGGCGAGATCCCGCCGTCAGCAGAGCGGTAG
- a CDS encoding ROK family protein — protein MHIDRVAALDIGGTKIAGALVDGNGRILVRAQRPTPAQEDGESVMRAVEEVLAEVAASPLWSGATAIGIGSAGPVDASAGTVSPVNVPGWRGFPLVERVREATGGLPVTLVGDGVAMTAAEHWQGAARGYDNALCMVVSTGVGGGLVLGGKLHPGPTGNSGHIGHISVDLDGDLCPCGGRGCVERIASGPNIARRALEGGWQPGPDGDTSAAAVAAAARAGHPVAIASFERAAQALAAGIAATATLVEIGIAVVGGGVANAGEVLFAPLRRSLRDYATLSFVQRIELAPALTGTDAGLVGAAAAAALGSRDEETATIGG, from the coding sequence ATGCATATCGACCGCGTTGCCGCACTCGACATCGGCGGCACCAAGATCGCCGGCGCGTTGGTCGACGGCAACGGCAGGATCCTCGTACGGGCGCAGCGGCCGACCCCCGCGCAGGAGGACGGCGAGAGCGTGATGCGCGCCGTCGAGGAGGTCCTCGCCGAGGTCGCCGCCTCGCCGCTGTGGTCCGGGGCGACCGCGATCGGGATCGGCAGCGCCGGCCCCGTGGACGCCTCCGCCGGTACGGTCAGCCCCGTCAACGTGCCGGGCTGGCGCGGGTTCCCGCTGGTGGAGCGGGTCCGGGAGGCGACCGGCGGCCTGCCGGTGACGCTGGTCGGCGACGGGGTCGCCATGACCGCGGCGGAGCACTGGCAGGGCGCGGCCCGCGGCTACGACAACGCCCTGTGCATGGTCGTCTCGACGGGCGTGGGCGGCGGGCTCGTCCTGGGCGGCAAGCTCCACCCGGGGCCCACCGGCAACTCCGGGCACATCGGCCACATCAGCGTCGACCTGGACGGCGACCTCTGCCCGTGCGGGGGGCGCGGGTGCGTGGAGCGGATCGCCAGCGGGCCCAACATCGCGCGCCGGGCGCTGGAGGGCGGCTGGCAGCCGGGCCCCGACGGGGACACGTCCGCCGCGGCGGTCGCCGCCGCCGCCCGGGCGGGCCACCCCGTCGCGATCGCGTCCTTCGAACGCGCCGCCCAGGCCCTGGCCGCCGGCATCGCCGCGACGGCGACGCTCGTCGAGATCGGCATCGCGGTGGTCGGCGGCGGCGTCGCGAACGCGGGCGAGGTCCTGTTCGCCCCGCTGCGGCGCTCCCTGCGCGACTACGCCACGCTGTCCTTCGTCCAGCGGATCGAGCTGGCCCCGGCCCTCACGGGCACGGACGCGGGCCTGGTGGGCGCGGCCGCGGCGGCGGCGCTGGGCAGCCGCGACGAGGAGACGGCGACGATCGGCGGCTGA
- a CDS encoding NUDIX hydrolase gives MIVWVNGAFGAGKTSTAHELLDLIPNSTLYDPGLTGAELARLLPPKRLADVTDFQDLPIWRRLVVDTAAALLAETGGVLVVPMTLLRQEYRDEIFGGLAARRIPVRHVLLATDETILRRRIAAREAPDGDQEAAERDRQWCYEHIEQYRAALHWLTGDAHVVDTDTRTPHESAECLAEAVRTGRAPACAIVQTPEPTAETLAAGVLLFDERGRVLLVDPTYKPGWEFPGGVVERGEAPARAGVREVEEEIGIRLTDVPKLLVMDWEPARPPGFGGLRLLFDGGLLPARLAGQVRLPGPELRDWRFVGEEEAAGLLPPARFERLRWALRARERGVVLNLEDGVPVG, from the coding sequence GTGATTGTCTGGGTTAACGGCGCGTTCGGGGCGGGCAAGACCAGCACCGCTCACGAGCTGCTCGACCTGATCCCCAACAGCACGCTCTACGACCCTGGGCTCACCGGGGCGGAACTGGCACGACTGCTCCCGCCGAAGAGGCTCGCCGACGTCACCGACTTCCAGGACCTGCCCATCTGGCGCCGCCTGGTGGTGGACACCGCCGCGGCCCTGCTGGCGGAGACGGGCGGTGTGCTGGTGGTCCCCATGACCCTCCTGCGACAGGAGTACCGCGACGAGATCTTCGGGGGGCTGGCCGCCCGGCGCATCCCCGTCCGGCATGTGCTGCTGGCAACTGATGAAACGATCCTGCGCAGGCGCATAGCGGCCCGGGAGGCCCCGGACGGCGACCAGGAGGCCGCCGAGCGTGACCGTCAGTGGTGTTACGAACACATCGAGCAGTACCGGGCCGCACTGCACTGGCTCACCGGCGACGCCCACGTCGTCGACACCGACACCCGGACCCCGCACGAGAGCGCGGAGTGTCTCGCGGAGGCGGTACGGACCGGCAGGGCGCCCGCCTGCGCGATCGTGCAGACCCCCGAACCCACCGCCGAGACCCTCGCCGCCGGGGTGCTGCTCTTCGACGAGCGGGGCCGGGTGCTGCTCGTGGACCCCACCTACAAGCCCGGTTGGGAGTTCCCCGGCGGTGTGGTGGAGCGGGGCGAGGCGCCCGCCCGCGCCGGCGTCCGCGAGGTCGAGGAGGAGATAGGCATCCGGCTCACCGACGTGCCCAAGCTGTTGGTCATGGACTGGGAACCGGCCCGGCCGCCCGGCTTCGGCGGACTGCGCCTGCTGTTCGACGGCGGACTGCTGCCCGCCCGGCTGGCCGGACAAGTCCGCTTGCCGGGGCCCGAGTTGCGCGACTGGCGCTTCGTCGGCGAGGAGGAGGCGGCGGGACTGCTGCCGCCCGCCCGCTTCGAGCGGCTGCGCTGGGCCCTGCGGGCACGCGAGCGGGGTGTGGTGCTCAACCTGGAGGACGGCGTCCCCGTCGGCTGA